The following DNA comes from Candidatus Micrarchaeia archaeon.
TAATCATTTGGAGGGGGAGTCGGGAGGAACACAGGAACCTGAGGGGGAACCTCTTATTGGCGCTATTTTGGTTCCCCCTTGGGTTTGTGAAGTGGGGTTATAGAGATTTGAACTCTAACATGCTGGTTTCTTATTCCGTTTCCGGGACCTGGAGCCAGCCGCGCTGCCTGGTTACGCCATAACCCCCACATATCCCTTTTTTCTTTAGAAAAGAAAAAAGGTCTGAGTGTTTCACCCCAAAAAAGAAACTTCCCTATATATTCTTAGCAAGGAACTGATTTAAAGATTTGCAACGCACTACACGCTTTCCGCGCCCCCCTTTCCGAGCGCGTTCTCCTTCCTTTCCAGAATCTCCTCCACCAATGCCTTGTAATCCGTGACCGCAGGTATGACGTTGTGGTCCCCTTCCTGCTTCTCAGCGGTTTCTACCTTTATTGCGGCGGAGCCGAGTATCCGCTGGGCCAGGCTGCGGTAAATGGATATATTCTGTATCTTCACGTAAGGTATGACCGTGCTTTCGGTGCGAAGTATCCCGTGCCTTATAACCACTTCGCTGTCCGTTAGCGCGTAGTAAAAATTCCTGAATCTCAGTTCTATGTAGGCTATATAGCCCAAAAATGCCGCAAGTGCGCAAGCCAGCACGTAAGACAGCGCGCCGGGCGTCTGGGACAAGGCGAAACTTAGGAGAACAGCGAGCACCGCTATGGTGAGCATACCCTTCGCTCCCCATATAAGCCTCGCCCTTTTCGACAGGCTGCGTCTTTCAAGCTCCCTTATCATTCCATCCCCCTATCATTTTCACGACTTCATCCACAGCCGCGTTCTCGAAGCCCTCGCTTATCTTGAGCGCCGCGGCCCTGGCATGGCCCCCGCCGTTTTCCACGAAGTCCGGGAAGCTGGATTTCATCCTTCTCACGATTTCGTCGCCCCGGATTCCCCTAGAAGCAGCGGCCCCGTTGAGCCGGAATATGAGCCCTTTTCTCGCGAATCCGAGCACCAGCAACGGCCCTTCATCAGTATGCAGTTCAAGCACCCTGCTCACAATCTTCCCCTTCGTGGGGAATTCCCTTTTTTCAGCCACTCCATCCAGGTTAACAGTGCAAATCTGCACTCCCCCTGCGGTTCTTGTCTTTACGGCTTTGGAAAGCGTCCGGTCCAGCTCCTCCATCTTCGTTTTCGCCTGGTGCAGCACGGAATCGAATAATTGCCTATTGGACAGAAGC
Coding sequences within:
- a CDS encoding PH domain-containing protein, yielding MIRELERRSLSKRARLIWGAKGMLTIAVLAVLLSFALSQTPGALSYVLACALAAFLGYIAYIELRFRNFYYALTDSEVVIRHGILRTESTVIPYVKIQNISIYRSLAQRILGSAAIKVETAEKQEGDHNVIPAVTDYKALVEEILERKENALGKGGAESV